Part of the Syntrophorhabdaceae bacterium genome, CGATAGAGCCCGACTTCCTGCCGAACCTTCTTAGCTTCCTTATCAATTCATTTTCTGATAGTTCCATAGTAAGGACAACATCATACCAGTTTACAGGAAAACTTTCCAATCTGCATTTTTTATAAAGCATATGTTGCCTGCTCCCCCCTGTAGGCTTGCCGGCTAAGAGCTATCAGCAGTCAGCTATCAGCGATCAGCAAACAGCAGGCTGAGGTTAAGGCTAAGGTTAAGCAAACTCCGGTTTTCCTCAACCTCAACCTTAACCTGATTCTTCTTGCTGTGAGCCCCCGTATCATTGTAGTATACAGCCTGATATCAGACCCTTTGTGAGGAGAGCAGGTGGATTTCTTAAAAACTGTTTTTGATTTTGTTATACACATCGACGTGCACATGAGCGCAATTATCCAGGCCTATGGTACCTGGACCTATCTGATACTCTTTCTCATCATCTTCTGTGAAACCGGCCTTGTTGTGACCCCGCTTTTGCCGGGCGATTCCCTTCTTTTCGCTGCGGGCACATTTGCCGCGAAGGGAGACCTGGACGTAATGTGGCTGTTTATCCTCCTTTCCATTGCCGCTATCCTGGGGGATACGGCGAACTACTGGATAGGAGATTATATGGGTCCCAGGATATTCCATAAAGAAAATGTCCGTTTTTTAAATAAGGAATATCTGGACCGCACCCACCAGTTTTATGAAAAATACGGCGGTAAAACGATCATTATAGCGCGGTTTGTACCTATCATCAGGACCTTTGCCCCTTTTGTCGCCGGGATCGGGAGCATGACGTATCTGCGCTTTATCAGTTATAATGTTATCGGTGGTATTGCCTGGATTGCAGCCTGTGTTTTTGCAGGATACTTTTTCGGGAATATACCAATTGTCAAGCAGAACTTTACCATCGTAATCTCCGCAATAATCGTCATATCTATATTGCCAGGTGTTATAGAATTTATCCGTCAACGCAATGAGCACAGAAAATAAGAAAAGATTGCAGATTGCAGATTGCAGATTGCAGAGCGACGAACGCCTGAACGGGAACATCTTTTTTTCCTTCCCGGCATTACTCGCGCTCATTATTGCATGTGTTGTCATGTCGGGGTATTTCTTTGCTGCGCATGGCGGAGAGAGACAGGTAACCTTTTATAATGCAGAGGGGCAAAGGACATGCGGCTTCAACGTCGAGCTTGCGCTTACTCCCGAGGAACAGGAAAGGGGCCTGATGTTCAGGGAAAAGCTTCCGGATAATGGCGGTATGCTTTTTCTGTCGAATAGAGATGAGGTGCGATATTTCTGGATGAAAAATACCCTTATCTCTCTTGATCTGATCTTTCTGAATTCAAAGCGCAAGGTCGTCAGCGTTTTCCACTCAGCGCGACCTATGGACGAAACAACGATCAGTTCGCTCTATCCTGCCAGATATGTCCTTGAAGTAAAGGCCGGCAGGGCAAAACAATGCGGCATTAAGACCGGAACACAGGCACGGTTTATTAATATACCCGTAAATCGTTAGGCGAGAAATGCAGCGGAGAGCAGAGAGCTGAGGGCAGAGAGTGGCCGCTGGATACTCGTCACTGGTCGCCGGATACTGGCGACTTCTTCGGCTATCAGCTCATGGCAAACTCGATACTCGATTATCGATAATCGACGCTGACGGCTGTATGCCGACTGCTAACGGCTATCTACTATTACACTGCCTCTTTGTGGCTTCTTTTACGGTTCACTATATACGAACTACGATATACGGCCTTTCATGGGCTGTCCTTGGTTTTCCACATAAATTGTGCAATAGCTGTTGAAAAGTTGTAGAATGACGCTCCCAACTGTTTGAGTTCCCGATCTTTTATTGAATTTTGCCTGTTGAGAATGCAGCAGGAAAAACCTAATGTATCCAATAGTTATTAAAAAAAATTACCACTTTAATTCCTTTTATATATGAGGGTTTGTTCCCCGGGCACACCCAGTATCCATAGGC contains:
- a CDS encoding DedA family protein; this translates as MDFLKTVFDFVIHIDVHMSAIIQAYGTWTYLILFLIIFCETGLVVTPLLPGDSLLFAAGTFAAKGDLDVMWLFILLSIAAILGDTANYWIGDYMGPRIFHKENVRFLNKEYLDRTHQFYEKYGGKTIIIARFVPIIRTFAPFVAGIGSMTYLRFISYNVIGGIAWIAACVFAGYFFGNIPIVKQNFTIVISAIIVISILPGVIEFIRQRNEHRK
- a CDS encoding DUF192 domain-containing protein, with amino-acid sequence MSTENKKRLQIADCRLQSDERLNGNIFFSFPALLALIIACVVMSGYFFAAHGGERQVTFYNAEGQRTCGFNVELALTPEEQERGLMFREKLPDNGGMLFLSNRDEVRYFWMKNTLISLDLIFLNSKRKVVSVFHSARPMDETTISSLYPARYVLEVKAGRAKQCGIKTGTQARFINIPVNR